In Micromonospora purpureochromogenes, a single window of DNA contains:
- a CDS encoding FUSC family protein gives MAGMARKWAGSAVGRLRQGWRPALEAAAAATVAWIVAARLIGHPDPFFAPSAALIVLGEARGKRLRQTVEMVLGVAAGVLAADLAVQSLGPGTGTVFLVLLLTIGLMLTIGASSRLTVQAAVSALYLVAVAAPQGGGLVPFRFVDALIGGAVALAASQLMVARDPLGPLVAEARRTYGDLADLLDRIDRALAGADEKAARAALDRAREVDGCVDRFRVAVQACSESLRLRVRKRRHLDQVAEVEATCHQLDYAVRNIRVLARNGVTLTRLGTPAPPELSEAIRALGEAVRAAADALSTDLGGHSDADRHAERADHAALQAVRLAARMLRADPPLPLIMIVGQIRATAIDLLRGVGVDDAAVLGRVDEALGLPNT, from the coding sequence ATGGCGGGCATGGCCCGGAAGTGGGCGGGGTCCGCCGTCGGCCGGCTGCGGCAGGGCTGGCGGCCGGCGCTGGAGGCGGCCGCGGCGGCCACCGTCGCGTGGATCGTCGCGGCCCGGCTGATCGGCCACCCGGATCCGTTCTTCGCGCCGAGCGCCGCGCTGATCGTGCTCGGCGAGGCGCGCGGGAAGCGGCTGCGGCAGACCGTCGAGATGGTGCTCGGGGTGGCCGCCGGGGTGCTCGCCGCCGACCTGGCCGTGCAGTCGCTCGGCCCCGGCACCGGCACCGTCTTCCTCGTGCTGCTGCTGACCATCGGCCTCATGCTGACCATCGGAGCGAGCAGCAGGCTCACCGTCCAGGCCGCCGTCTCCGCGCTCTACCTGGTCGCGGTGGCCGCGCCGCAGGGCGGCGGGCTGGTGCCGTTCCGGTTCGTCGACGCGCTGATCGGCGGCGCGGTGGCGCTGGCCGCCAGCCAGCTCATGGTGGCCCGGGACCCGCTCGGCCCGCTCGTCGCCGAGGCCCGGCGCACCTACGGCGACCTGGCCGACCTGCTCGACCGGATCGACCGGGCCCTGGCCGGCGCCGACGAGAAGGCCGCCCGCGCGGCGCTGGACCGGGCCCGCGAGGTGGACGGCTGCGTGGACCGCTTCCGCGTCGCCGTGCAGGCCTGCAGCGAGTCGCTGCGGCTGCGGGTCCGCAAGCGCCGCCACCTCGACCAGGTCGCGGAGGTCGAGGCCACCTGCCACCAGCTCGACTACGCGGTACGCAACATCCGGGTGCTGGCCCGCAACGGCGTGACGCTGACCCGGCTCGGCACGCCGGCCCCACCGGAGCTGAGCGAGGCGATCCGGGCGCTCGGCGAGGCGGTGCGCGCCGCCGCCGACGCCCTCTCCACCGACCTCGGTGGACACTCCGACGCGGACCGGCACGCGGAACGCGCCGACCACGCCGCCCTGCAGGCGGTACGCCTCGCCGCCCGGATGCTCCGGGCCGACCCGCCGCTGCCACTGATCATGATCGTGGGCCAGATCCGGGCCACCGCCATCGACCTGCTGCGCGGGGTCGGGGTGGACGACGCGGCCGTGCTGGGACGGGTCGACGAGGCGCTCGGGCTGCCGAACACCTGA
- a CDS encoding ABC transporter ATP-binding protein, giving the protein MTLAYERRIVAEGLSVAVPDGSFTVVIGPNACGKSTLLRALARTLRPRAGTVLLDGRDIHALPSRAVARTLGLLPQSSVAPDGITVADLVARGRYPHQGLLRQWSREDERVVAESMAATGVAELADRPVDELSGGQRQRVWIAMALAQQTPLLLLDEPTTWLDVAHQIEVLDLCARLHEEQGRTLVAVLHDLHHAARYATHLIAMRDGRVVAEGDPREVVTAELVQEVFGLPCRIVEDPETGTPLVVPATRRPRLPDAASGVVPTS; this is encoded by the coding sequence CTGACCCTGGCGTACGAGCGGCGGATCGTCGCGGAGGGGCTGTCGGTGGCCGTACCGGACGGGTCGTTCACCGTGGTGATCGGGCCGAACGCCTGCGGCAAGTCGACGCTGCTGCGGGCCCTGGCCCGGACGCTGCGGCCACGCGCCGGGACGGTGCTGCTCGACGGGCGGGACATCCACGCGCTGCCGTCCCGGGCGGTGGCCCGTACCCTCGGCCTGCTGCCGCAGTCGTCGGTGGCGCCGGACGGCATCACGGTGGCCGACCTGGTCGCCCGCGGCCGCTACCCGCACCAGGGGCTGCTGCGGCAGTGGTCCCGAGAGGACGAACGGGTGGTCGCCGAGTCGATGGCCGCCACCGGCGTCGCCGAGCTGGCCGACCGCCCGGTCGACGAGCTCTCCGGCGGGCAGCGGCAGCGGGTCTGGATCGCCATGGCGCTGGCCCAGCAGACGCCGCTGCTGCTGCTCGACGAGCCGACCACCTGGCTGGACGTCGCCCACCAGATCGAGGTGCTGGACCTGTGCGCCCGGCTGCACGAGGAGCAGGGCCGGACGCTGGTGGCGGTGCTGCACGACCTGCACCACGCCGCCCGCTACGCCACCCACCTGATCGCTATGCGCGACGGCCGGGTGGTCGCCGAGGGCGACCCGCGCGAGGTGGTCACCGCCGAACTGGTCCAGGAGGTGTTCGGGCTGCCGTGCCGGATCGTCGAGGACCCGGAGACCGGCACGCCGCTGGTGGTGCCCGCCACCCGCCGTCCACGTTTGCCGGACGCTGCCTCGGGGGTAGTGCCGACGTCCTGA
- a CDS encoding FecCD family ABC transporter permease — translation MTVLRTPGGRSLRWRPRSLVVVATAALLAVGLGVLAVGGGDYPMSPADVLRTLTGGGTAAEEFIVGELRLPRLVTALGVGAALALSGAVVQTLLRNPLGSPDVLGITQGAATGGLIVVVLGGSSLALSGAALAGGLCTGLLIRAVAGARGLAGHRLVLVGIGVTAILTGVNGWLLTRAPLMDAARAVLWLTGSLDGRGWSQAVPLLGVLAALTPVVLAGGLAMAMVELGDETATALGVPVTRVRQVLLGAAVLLASVAAAAAGPVSFVALTAPHLARRLTRAPGPNLVASALTGAVLLVGADLVAQRTLAGQQLPVGVVTGVLGGTYLVWLLAARRAGRN, via the coding sequence ATGACCGTGCTGCGCACCCCCGGTGGCCGGTCGCTGCGCTGGCGTCCCCGATCGCTGGTCGTCGTCGCCACCGCGGCGTTGCTCGCCGTCGGCCTCGGCGTGCTCGCCGTCGGCGGCGGCGACTACCCGATGAGCCCGGCCGACGTGCTGCGCACCCTGACCGGGGGCGGCACCGCGGCCGAGGAGTTCATCGTCGGCGAGCTGCGCCTGCCCCGGCTGGTCACCGCGCTGGGCGTCGGGGCCGCCCTGGCGCTGTCCGGCGCGGTGGTCCAGACACTGCTGCGCAATCCGCTGGGCAGCCCCGACGTGCTCGGCATCACCCAGGGAGCGGCGACCGGCGGGCTGATCGTCGTGGTGCTCGGCGGCAGCAGCCTCGCGTTGTCCGGCGCGGCGCTGGCCGGCGGGCTCTGCACCGGCCTGCTCATCCGGGCCGTCGCCGGCGCCCGGGGCCTGGCCGGTCACCGGCTCGTGCTGGTCGGCATCGGCGTCACGGCGATCCTCACCGGCGTCAACGGCTGGCTGCTCACCCGGGCGCCCCTGATGGACGCCGCCCGGGCGGTGCTCTGGCTCACCGGCAGCCTGGACGGGCGCGGCTGGTCGCAGGCGGTGCCGCTGCTCGGCGTCCTCGCGGCGCTCACCCCGGTGGTGCTCGCCGGCGGCCTGGCAATGGCCATGGTGGAGCTGGGCGACGAGACCGCGACCGCGCTGGGCGTGCCGGTCACCCGGGTGCGGCAGGTGCTGCTCGGCGCGGCGGTGCTGCTCGCCTCCGTCGCGGCGGCCGCCGCCGGGCCGGTCTCCTTCGTGGCGCTCACCGCCCCGCACCTGGCCCGCCGGCTCACCCGCGCGCCCGGGCCGAACCTGGTGGCCTCGGCGCTCACCGGTGCGGTGCTGCTGGTCGGGGCGGACCTGGTGGCGCAGCGCACCCTCGCCGGCCAGCAGCTCCCGGTGGGCGTGGTGACCGGCGTGCTCGGCGGGACGTACCTGGTGTGGTTGCTCGCCGCGCGGCGGGCCGGACGGAATTGA
- a CDS encoding FecCD family ABC transporter permease has product MRSQPVPCRFPPEPTLSVTTLAAAPAPAPPTRRVGPAAALAAGLLLLLVVAVLSIAVGARPLSPTEVWHGLVSAASPEHAVVHRMRLPRTLLGLVAGAALGVAGALMQTLTRNPLADPGLLGINAGAAAAVASATALLGVGTTGGWIWFALLGAATVTVGVYAVGGGRRATPDRLALAGAALNAVLYSYVSAVMLLNSASLDRLRFWTVGSLANAEFATLRTVAPFVLAGLLVALAGARSLNALALGDDTARALGARPALVRGGAIAAVTLLCGAATAACGPIVFVGLLVPHLVRVLTGPDLRWLLPACALYAPVLLLGADVLGRLLGRPGELQVGLVTAVLGGPLFLRLVARR; this is encoded by the coding sequence ATCCGAAGTCAACCGGTGCCATGCCGTTTCCCCCCGGAGCCGACCCTGTCCGTCACCACGCTCGCCGCCGCCCCGGCGCCGGCGCCCCCCACCCGCCGGGTCGGCCCCGCCGCGGCGCTCGCCGCCGGGCTGCTGCTCCTGCTCGTCGTCGCGGTGCTGAGCATCGCCGTCGGCGCCCGGCCGCTCTCCCCCACCGAGGTCTGGCACGGCCTGGTCTCCGCCGCCTCCCCCGAACACGCGGTGGTGCACCGGATGCGCCTGCCCCGCACGCTGCTCGGCCTGGTCGCCGGTGCGGCGCTCGGGGTGGCCGGGGCGCTGATGCAGACCCTCACCCGCAATCCGCTGGCCGACCCGGGACTGCTCGGCATCAACGCCGGCGCGGCGGCCGCGGTCGCCTCCGCCACCGCCCTGCTCGGCGTCGGCACCACCGGCGGCTGGATCTGGTTCGCCCTGCTCGGCGCCGCCACCGTCACCGTCGGGGTGTACGCCGTCGGCGGCGGCCGGCGGGCCACCCCGGACCGCCTCGCGCTGGCCGGGGCGGCGCTCAACGCGGTGCTCTACTCCTACGTCAGCGCGGTCATGCTGCTGAACTCCGCCTCGCTGGACCGGCTGCGGTTCTGGACGGTCGGCTCGCTGGCCAACGCCGAGTTCGCCACCCTGCGTACCGTGGCGCCCTTCGTGCTGGCCGGCCTGCTGGTCGCCCTCGCCGGCGCGCGGTCGCTGAACGCGCTGGCCCTGGGCGACGACACCGCGCGGGCGCTCGGCGCCCGGCCGGCCCTGGTGCGCGGCGGCGCGATCGCGGCGGTCACGCTGCTCTGCGGCGCGGCCACCGCCGCCTGCGGGCCGATCGTCTTCGTCGGGCTGCTCGTGCCGCACCTGGTCCGCGTGCTGACCGGGCCGGACCTGCGCTGGCTGCTGCCCGCCTGCGCGCTGTACGCGCCCGTCCTGCTGCTCGGCGCCGACGTGCTGGGCCGGCTGCTGGGCCGCCCCGGCGAACTTCAGGTCGGCCTGGTCACCGCCGTGCTCGGCGGCCCGCTCTTCCTGCGTCTGGTGGCCCGGCGATGA
- a CDS encoding ABC transporter substrate-binding protein, whose amino-acid sequence MPASTSARGLSRRGLLAAGGATLATLLVGCGQADKPGSTSAKGSTGPWSFTDDRNQKIELASTPTRLVAFTGVAAALVDFGLDSQLVGVFGETTSSDGSADPQAGGLDVDRVTVLGNVWGEFNVEKYAGLRPELLVTHMYDPGALWYVPDESRDKILALAPSATVTTARVPMTRPIERYAELARSLGADLSAKKVTDAKARFEAAAESVRQAVRANPGIRVLAASGSPDLFYVSNPKVSTDLMYFAELGVDIVVPNKLATGDYFESLSWENAGKFPADLILLDNRSTALQPKDLAAKPTWQQLPAVRANQVTPWDAVPRFSYAGAAPLLENLATAIRSAKRVG is encoded by the coding sequence ATGCCTGCTTCCACGTCCGCCCGCGGACTCTCCCGCCGCGGCCTGCTCGCCGCCGGCGGCGCCACTCTCGCCACCCTCCTCGTCGGCTGTGGCCAGGCCGACAAGCCCGGCTCCACCAGCGCGAAGGGTTCGACCGGTCCCTGGTCGTTCACGGACGACCGCAACCAGAAGATCGAGCTGGCGAGCACCCCGACCCGGCTCGTCGCCTTCACCGGGGTCGCCGCCGCGCTGGTCGATTTCGGACTCGACTCGCAGCTCGTCGGCGTGTTCGGCGAGACCACCAGCAGCGACGGCTCGGCCGATCCACAGGCCGGCGGCCTCGACGTCGACCGGGTCACCGTGCTCGGCAACGTCTGGGGCGAGTTCAACGTCGAGAAGTACGCGGGGCTGCGCCCCGAACTGCTGGTCACCCACATGTACGACCCCGGCGCCCTCTGGTACGTGCCGGACGAGAGCCGCGACAAGATCCTCGCCCTGGCGCCCAGCGCCACCGTCACCACCGCCCGGGTGCCGATGACCCGGCCCATCGAGCGGTACGCGGAACTCGCCCGCTCACTCGGCGCCGACCTGAGCGCGAAGAAGGTCACCGACGCCAAGGCGCGCTTCGAGGCCGCCGCCGAGTCGGTCCGCCAGGCGGTCAGGGCCAACCCCGGCATCCGGGTGCTCGCCGCCTCCGGCAGCCCCGACCTGTTCTACGTCTCCAACCCGAAGGTCAGCACCGACCTGATGTACTTCGCGGAGCTGGGCGTCGACATCGTGGTGCCGAACAAGCTCGCCACCGGAGACTACTTCGAGAGCCTGAGCTGGGAGAACGCCGGCAAGTTCCCCGCCGACCTGATCCTGCTCGACAACCGGTCCACCGCGTTGCAGCCCAAGGACCTCGCGGCCAAGCCCACCTGGCAGCAGCTGCCCGCCGTCCGCGCCAACCAGGTCACCCCGTGGGACGCGGTGCCCCGCTTCTCGTACGCGGGCGCGGCGCCGCTGCTGGAGAACCTCGCCACCGCCATCCGGTCGGCCAAGCGGGTCGGCTGA
- a CDS encoding siderophore-interacting protein, protein MTTGTATPVALRYRFYQAQVRHTRRIGASLIRVTLTGEELAAFAGGGRDQSVSLFLPHPGQPEPVVPLDAGDDWYARWRATDPAVRAVMRSYTISGQRPEASEVDVEFVHHGESGPATRWAGRARPGDRIVLLGPAERDNRSVCFRPPPGTDHVLLAADETALPAAAGILAWLPAGATVRAWIEVPDAADVRELPSVANAEVRWLVRGTTPPGSGLLVEAMRAARLPAGVPYAWIAGESSTVRALRRHLVTDRGLDRRRVTFAGYWRRGASEEQLRAEADA, encoded by the coding sequence GTGACGACCGGGACCGCGACCCCCGTCGCCCTGCGCTACCGCTTCTACCAGGCCCAGGTCCGGCACACCCGGCGCATCGGCGCCTCGCTGATCCGGGTCACCCTGACCGGCGAGGAGCTGGCCGCGTTCGCCGGCGGCGGCCGGGACCAGAGCGTCTCGCTCTTCCTGCCCCACCCGGGCCAGCCGGAGCCGGTGGTCCCGCTCGACGCTGGGGACGACTGGTACGCGCGCTGGCGGGCCACCGACCCGGCCGTCCGCGCGGTGATGCGCTCCTACACCATCAGCGGGCAGCGGCCGGAGGCGTCCGAGGTGGACGTCGAATTCGTCCACCACGGCGAGAGCGGCCCGGCCACCCGGTGGGCGGGCCGGGCCCGGCCGGGGGACCGGATCGTCCTGCTGGGACCCGCCGAGCGGGACAACCGCAGCGTCTGCTTCCGGCCCCCGCCCGGCACCGACCATGTCCTGCTGGCCGCCGACGAGACGGCGCTGCCGGCCGCCGCCGGCATCCTGGCCTGGCTGCCCGCCGGTGCCACCGTCCGGGCGTGGATCGAGGTGCCGGACGCGGCCGACGTGCGCGAACTGCCCTCCGTGGCGAACGCGGAGGTGCGCTGGCTGGTTCGCGGCACCACCCCGCCCGGCAGCGGCCTGCTGGTCGAGGCGATGCGCGCCGCGCGGCTGCCGGCCGGCGTCCCGTACGCATGGATCGCCGGCGAATCCTCGACGGTCCGGGCGCTCCGCCGGCACCTGGTCACCGACCGCGGCCTGGACCGGCGGCGGGTGACCTTCGCCGGCTACTGGCGGCGCGGCGCCTCCGAGGAGCAGCTGCGCGCGGAGGCGGACGCCTGA
- the sigJ gene encoding RNA polymerase sigma factor SigJ: MTAVDEHEWLTQRFEEHRTRLRAVAYRMLGSVSEADDAVQDAWLRVSRADTGAVENIGGWLTTVVARVCLNALRSRERRREEPLDMRLPEPVISREPGDDPEHAAVLADSVGLALLVVLETLTPAERLAFVLHDMFAVPFEEIAPMVERSPAAARQLASRARRRIRGQAPVPDPDLARQREVVEAFFAAARDGDFDALVAVLHPDVVLRSDAGPGSRHTVVLTGAETVAGQAVTFGRLYPFMRPALVNGAAGAVVAAQGRPISVMGFTVTDGRIVAVDVLSDTDRLRRLDLADLDD; the protein is encoded by the coding sequence GTGACAGCGGTCGACGAGCACGAGTGGTTGACGCAGCGGTTCGAGGAGCACCGGACCCGGCTCCGGGCGGTGGCGTACCGGATGCTCGGCTCGGTGAGCGAGGCCGACGACGCCGTCCAGGACGCCTGGCTACGGGTCAGCCGGGCCGACACCGGTGCCGTGGAGAACATCGGCGGCTGGCTGACCACCGTGGTGGCCCGGGTCTGCCTGAACGCGCTCCGCTCCCGGGAGCGGCGCCGCGAGGAACCCCTCGACATGCGGCTGCCCGAGCCGGTGATCAGCCGCGAGCCCGGGGACGACCCCGAACACGCCGCGGTGCTGGCCGACTCGGTCGGGTTGGCGCTGCTGGTGGTGCTGGAGACCCTGACGCCGGCCGAGCGGCTCGCGTTCGTCCTGCACGACATGTTCGCCGTGCCGTTCGAGGAGATCGCCCCGATGGTCGAGCGGTCGCCGGCCGCGGCCCGGCAACTGGCCAGCCGCGCCCGGCGGCGGATACGCGGGCAGGCCCCCGTGCCCGACCCGGACCTCGCCCGGCAGCGGGAGGTCGTCGAGGCGTTCTTCGCCGCCGCCCGCGACGGCGATTTCGACGCGCTCGTCGCCGTGCTGCACCCCGACGTCGTGCTGCGCTCCGACGCCGGCCCGGGCAGCCGCCACACCGTCGTGCTCACCGGCGCGGAGACGGTCGCCGGGCAGGCGGTCACCTTCGGCCGGCTCTACCCGTTCATGCGGCCGGCGCTGGTCAACGGGGCCGCCGGCGCCGTGGTCGCGGCGCAGGGCCGGCCGATCTCGGTGATGGGCTTCACCGTCACCGACGGCCGGATCGTCGCCGTCGACGTGCTCTCCGACACCGACCGGCTACGCCGGCTCGACCTGGCCGACCTCGACGACTGA
- a CDS encoding DUF4383 domain-containing protein encodes MVNRPGRGASATAASPVRRAAQAVGVVFLLIGVLGFIPGITTDYGEMMFAGHESEAKLLGLFQVSILHNLVHLAFGVAGLALARTVSGSRAYLLAGGAIYLVLWLYGVVVNHDSGANFVPLNNADDWLHLFLGVGMIALGLALTRRPAGARR; translated from the coding sequence ATGGTGAACAGACCCGGTCGAGGGGCATCGGCGACCGCCGCGTCCCCCGTTCGCCGCGCCGCACAGGCGGTCGGCGTGGTCTTCCTACTGATCGGCGTGCTGGGCTTCATCCCCGGCATCACCACGGACTACGGCGAGATGATGTTCGCCGGCCACGAGTCGGAGGCGAAGCTGCTCGGGCTCTTCCAGGTGTCGATCCTGCACAACCTGGTACACCTGGCGTTCGGTGTCGCCGGGCTCGCCCTGGCGCGTACGGTCTCCGGCTCGCGGGCGTACCTGCTCGCCGGTGGCGCCATCTACCTGGTGCTCTGGCTCTACGGCGTGGTCGTCAACCACGACAGCGGCGCCAACTTCGTCCCGCTCAACAACGCGGACGACTGGCTGCACCTGTTCCTCGGCGTCGGCATGATCGCCCTCGGGCTGGCGCTGACCCGCCGCCCCGCCGGCGCCCGACGCTGA
- a CDS encoding PadR family transcriptional regulator has product MALEHAILVSLLEQPASGYELARRFDRSIGRFWTATHQQIYRVLKRMESDGWVTAEEVGQDGRPDKRCWSATAAGQSALADWLRAPVQPEAVRHELAVKIRGAAFADRAGRADLVAEVERYRADHEAVLASYLAGERRDFPAPDPGDARAALQHVVLRGGIAYERMVLAWLDDVLATLRDLAR; this is encoded by the coding sequence ATGGCCCTCGAGCACGCGATCCTGGTCTCCCTGCTGGAGCAGCCGGCCTCCGGCTACGAGCTGGCCCGCCGCTTCGACCGCTCGATCGGCCGGTTCTGGACCGCCACCCACCAGCAGATCTACCGGGTGCTCAAGCGGATGGAGAGCGACGGCTGGGTCACCGCCGAGGAGGTCGGCCAGGACGGCCGCCCCGACAAACGGTGCTGGTCGGCCACGGCCGCCGGGCAGAGCGCGCTCGCCGACTGGCTGCGCGCGCCCGTGCAGCCCGAGGCGGTCCGGCACGAGCTGGCCGTCAAGATCCGCGGTGCCGCCTTCGCCGACCGGGCCGGCCGCGCCGACCTGGTCGCCGAGGTCGAGCGCTACCGCGCCGACCACGAGGCGGTCCTCGCCAGTTACCTGGCCGGCGAGCGCCGCGACTTCCCGGCGCCCGACCCCGGCGACGCCCGCGCGGCACTCCAGCACGTCGTGCTGCGCGGCGGCATCGCGTACGAGCGGATGGTGCTGGCCTGGCTCGACGACGTCCTCGCCACCCTGCGCGACCTCGCCCGCTGA
- a CDS encoding acyl-CoA dehydrogenase, producing the protein MADPLLNPRTYDPAHLDSESRRLLRATVDFFEQRGKKVLVDSYNDHTWYGDFLDFAAKSGLFAAFCTPAADGAGNPAKRWDTARNAALSEVLGFYGLGYWYTWQVTVLGLGPVWQSDNAAARARAATLLDAGHVMAFGLSERSHGADIYSTDMLLTPDGEGGFRATGGKYYIGNGNVAGLVSVFGRRADVDGPDGYVFFAADSRHPAYHLVRNVVNAQMYVSEFRLEDYPVRAEDVLHTGKAAFDAALNTVNVGKFNLCTASIGICEHAMYEAVTHAHNRVLYGRRVTDFPHVRRELTDAYARLVAMKLFSDRAVDYFRSAGPDDRRYLLFNPMTKMKVTTEGEKVVDLLWDVIAAKGFEADTYFDKAARDIRGLPKLEGTVHVNLALILKFMANYLFRPAEFPPVPTRHDPSDDEFLFRQGPARGLGAIRFHDWRAAYDAHAGVPNVARFREQADGLCALLAAHAPSEEQQRDLDFLLALGQLFALVVYGQLILEQAALTGLDADLLDEIFDILVRDFSGHATELHGKAATTDAQAAWALTQVRRPVADPQRTARVWSQVEALSGAYEMNP; encoded by the coding sequence ATGGCCGACCCGTTGCTCAACCCGCGCACCTACGACCCCGCCCACCTCGACTCCGAGTCCCGCCGGCTGCTGCGCGCAACCGTCGACTTCTTCGAGCAGCGCGGCAAGAAGGTCCTGGTCGACAGCTACAACGATCACACCTGGTACGGCGACTTCCTCGACTTCGCCGCCAAGTCCGGTCTCTTCGCGGCGTTCTGCACCCCGGCCGCCGACGGTGCCGGCAACCCGGCGAAGCGCTGGGACACCGCCCGCAACGCCGCGCTCAGCGAGGTGCTCGGCTTCTACGGCCTCGGCTACTGGTACACCTGGCAGGTCACCGTCCTGGGCCTCGGCCCGGTCTGGCAGAGCGACAACGCCGCCGCCCGGGCCCGCGCCGCCACCCTGCTCGACGCCGGCCACGTGATGGCCTTCGGCCTCTCCGAGCGCAGCCACGGCGCCGACATCTACTCCACCGACATGCTGCTCACCCCGGACGGCGAGGGCGGCTTCCGGGCCACCGGCGGCAAGTACTACATCGGCAACGGCAACGTCGCCGGCCTGGTCTCGGTCTTCGGCCGCCGCGCCGACGTCGACGGCCCCGACGGCTACGTCTTCTTCGCCGCCGACAGCCGGCACCCCGCGTACCACCTGGTGCGCAACGTGGTGAACGCGCAGATGTACGTCAGCGAGTTCCGGCTGGAGGACTACCCGGTGCGCGCCGAGGACGTCCTGCACACCGGGAAGGCCGCCTTCGACGCCGCCCTCAACACCGTCAACGTCGGCAAGTTCAACCTCTGCACCGCCTCGATCGGCATCTGCGAGCACGCGATGTACGAGGCGGTCACCCACGCCCACAACCGGGTGCTCTACGGCCGGCGGGTGACCGACTTCCCGCACGTGCGCCGGGAGCTGACCGACGCGTACGCCCGGCTGGTGGCGATGAAGCTGTTCAGCGACCGGGCGGTGGACTACTTCCGCTCGGCCGGCCCGGACGACCGCCGCTACCTGCTGTTCAACCCGATGACCAAGATGAAGGTGACCACCGAGGGCGAGAAGGTCGTCGACCTGCTCTGGGACGTCATCGCCGCCAAGGGCTTCGAGGCGGACACCTACTTCGACAAGGCGGCCCGCGACATTCGGGGCCTGCCCAAGCTCGAAGGCACCGTGCACGTCAACCTGGCCCTGATCCTGAAGTTCATGGCCAACTACCTGTTCCGGCCGGCCGAGTTCCCGCCGGTGCCGACCCGGCACGACCCGTCCGACGACGAGTTCCTGTTCCGGCAGGGCCCGGCCCGGGGGCTCGGCGCGATCCGCTTCCACGACTGGCGGGCCGCGTACGACGCGCACGCCGGCGTGCCGAACGTGGCCCGGTTCCGGGAGCAGGCCGACGGGCTCTGCGCGCTGCTGGCCGCCCACGCGCCGAGCGAGGAGCAGCAGCGCGACCTGGACTTCCTGCTGGCCCTCGGCCAACTGTTCGCGCTGGTCGTCTACGGCCAGCTGATCCTGGAGCAGGCCGCGCTGACCGGCCTGGACGCCGACCTGCTGGACGAGATCTTCGACATCCTGGTCCGCGACTTCTCCGGCCACGCCACCGAGCTGCACGGCAAGGCGGCCACCACCGACGCGCAGGCGGCGTGGGCGCTGACCCAGGTCCGTCGACCGGTCGCCGATCCGCAGCGCACCGCCCGGGTCTGGTCCCAGGTGGAGGCGCTCTCCGGCGCGTACGAGATGAACCCCTGA
- a CDS encoding lysoplasmalogenase, translated as MRRLWPGLYAAVVAVELAGVALDVPALQWAAKPLLAPLLLAWLLRVRRKWDLVAAGLVFATAGDVALLLPGTTAFLVGMGCFLGTQLCLLTAFLRHRRAPLAAFAGYLAVWAGANALLWGRLGDLRLPVLGYSLALSLMAAASVGVSRRAAAGGALFLVSDLLIGLGAAGVEPTGRRLAVMVTYIVALVLLTTAWARRDATERPTVADRPSPPVGATTEA; from the coding sequence ATGAGGCGGCTCTGGCCCGGGCTGTACGCGGCGGTCGTCGCCGTCGAGCTGGCCGGCGTCGCGCTCGACGTACCCGCGCTGCAGTGGGCGGCGAAGCCGCTGCTCGCGCCGCTGCTGCTGGCCTGGCTGCTGCGCGTACGCCGGAAGTGGGACCTGGTGGCGGCCGGCCTGGTGTTCGCGACGGCGGGTGACGTGGCGCTGCTGCTGCCCGGCACCACCGCGTTCCTGGTCGGGATGGGGTGCTTCCTCGGCACCCAGCTCTGCCTCCTGACCGCCTTCCTGCGGCACCGGCGGGCGCCGCTGGCCGCGTTCGCCGGCTACCTGGCGGTCTGGGCGGGCGCGAACGCGCTGCTCTGGGGGCGGCTGGGCGACCTGCGGCTGCCGGTGCTCGGCTACAGCCTGGCGTTGAGCCTGATGGCCGCCGCCTCGGTGGGCGTGTCCCGCCGGGCGGCGGCCGGTGGGGCGCTCTTCCTCGTCTCCGACCTGCTGATCGGGCTCGGCGCGGCGGGGGTGGAGCCGACCGGGCGCCGGCTGGCGGTGATGGTCACCTACATCGTGGCGCTGGTCCTGCTCACCACCGCCTGGGCCCGCCGCGACGCCACCGAACGGCCGACCGTGGCGGACCGCCCCTCGCCCCCGGTGGGGGCGACGACCGAGGCGTGA